The genomic window TGAAGGTACCGAATTTGGACATATTCGGGTCAGACATGTTGTATTAACACTAGAGTCCAAGCAATACTGTCAGCAGAACATCCCGTAAAAGACAAGATAATACTACACAAACCTCCGGAGGAACTGCTTTTCAGTATACTATGTATCTATATCTACATTCACTCTCGAGtctgaataatatattaaatatcacATCTCACAGAAGGCAAAATGATATACCATGCTGAGATTTGGACACAAACCTCTGGATGAACTTCTTTACAGTATATACCAACATAAACTAAGCACTGATTTTAGAAATTTCCGTGTCAAACATATACTTGTATCTAACACACACGCATGAGTCCGAGTAATATAGTCAACAACACATCTCATAGAAAGCAAGATGATTAACACTACATGTCGAGATTTGGACACAAACCTCTGGAGGAACTACTTTTCAGTAATAAACACTGAATTTGAAACATATACCTGTATCGGACATTTACACCAAGCCTAGCTATCAACAACATATTTCATAGACTGCAAGATGATTAATACTAATATAGATCAAGCTTTGGAAACAGATGCATATCATGATAAACTATTTCAGCCCCTATTTTCCAACCATTCTAGTAAAGGCATACAAACTAGGAAGAATAAATTAAACACAGATGTGATAGTTAATACTGTACAGAATGATTAACGGCTGAAAAAGCTAAACTAATCATATATCAGTTTTAAACAAAGAAAATTCAAATCTACCTCAAAACATGAAAGTCGCATTTGTCCATGGTATCTAATGTTAGAGAGTCTGCTTCTCCTCATATAACTTCAAAAAATAAGGATCCTCAAAAGGGGTCACAAATCTCTGGAGGAACACTTTTTCAGTACACACCATTATAGAATTAACATTGAACTTCTCGATCAAACCTTCGGATAACAGAGCCTTAAGAACTGAACACCTAGGGATAATTCTCTTCTCCAAGCTATACGAAAGAAGAACCGGATGGTTTGAAATATACGAAGATTTGCACCCCATTGTATTGACAAAGAAATCCATATTCTCAGAGATCTTGTGCTCGGAAAAGAGCATACACCTAGGATACTTCTCAAAAGCAGAAACAATATCTTCATCGGACCAACCCCATTGCTTAAAAACATTgaatttcctttcccatgttGATTTGCTGATTTGTATCAAAGCTTGAAGAGCTACAAGGAAAAGCTGCTGTAAAGGATTAAAACCCAATTTCTGAACTTCTTCAGTTGCTCTTCCGAAATTTTCAGGATTCACAGCAAAGATTCTTGGGTGAACAAGTAGTTTATTCATAAGAACCGATTCAGGAACCCCTTTTTCTCGCAAAATTGCGAGATTTGGAGTGAAAATGAACTCTAAATTACGTGTAAGAATGCCTGAACAATTCTTGTAAGCCAGAAAAACCTTATCATCACTACACTGAGTTAAATCCTTAAAATTGAAACTGGGGACAATTCTGTTAGCTAAATCATATTCTAAAACATGAGGGTTTAAAGATAAGATTCTTCTAAGCTCAGAACTTGAAATCCTTTTGGAGTAAAagaattggaatttaggcaaaaggGATTTATCAGGATTTGCCAAAAGCAATTTAGGTCTCCTATTAATGAGGCTTCTGATTTGAGATTGTGAAAAGCCATGGTTCTTGAGGAAGCCAATTACAGAGTCAGGCTTTTGGGGGGATTCAAAGTGGACTGTTTCAGAAACTGAGAAAGCAGATTCTGGAGAGAACCCACAAGAGTTTATAAGATAAGAAACTGTAAAGGAGGGTTCATAGCTTGGAATCTTTGAAAtgaatctagaagataatgaatTTTTTGCATAGTTTTGAATAAAGCTGAGACATTGGGATGCTGGTGAAATCCCTGCAATCCCACCTCTAATGGAGAAGGAATAAAACATGGTTTCAATCATAAAAAACTGGAACTTTCAACTTTAAGGAATAGTGAATTAAAGACCACaatgatagaaaaataaaataaataaatcttcaACTTAACTCGTTGTTGTCTTGGTCGGCTAGGCTGCATTCATTTGAaccattttcttcgttttcggCATGCCTGCAGCTTCTGATTTTACGACCAGGCGGCCAAATGGGTGGCTTTTCCATATATTGAGGTTATACCtggaattttcttttcttctcttttccagGTTAGTACAACTAAGGTTAATAATATTCCTTTGAAGttttaagaaaatagaaaatttttataaacatgttattttagaatttaaaaaaactttaaaactcCAATGTTAAAACTATTAAGTGATATTATTgggaaaatataaattatattcacacaattattagtaaaaaaatcaATGTGGCCGTGTGCCAAACTGTGCATATTCGATGTCagatcacacgaccatgtcgctaggccgtgtaactctctgtgacCATGTGGACCAATGTGCACCTAAAAATCAataagacatggccgtgtgatagcCCGTGCCCCAAGCTGTGTGCACCAAATATGCCTTCCAAAATAAGCCGAAAATAATGTCATTTCATAGGTATCAAGACACAACCAAAAACAACCATGTTCATGCCttaaaaactcaatcaaacaaacatataacataccaaaaatccaacctaggtgcctaaccaatgtgccctcattgacactaCAAATTAAACATCCAATCAAAACCATACTCAAAGTTTACATGACATTAGCTTTAAGACATAATAAAATCTTCATTTCAGCACATTCATTTACCATATATCAAGCAAGTAACTAAAGGCATTTAACTAATGACCAAAAGCACTTCAAGTCTCAAACATAACCCAAAGATACCAAACAAATATATACAACCACAAAGCTTACTCAAACTAACTTATAAACAACATCATCATAAACAAATAACTTAAAGGCTCCTagtacatgtcatttataaccccacaacaaaataactaaatcttCTACCATGATGAAGAATGAATAGTGTGAATATACTCCAACTAGATTCTAACCGATCGAGCTTTCCGATGACCTACAAGACAAAgaaaataactacataagcaaatagtgcttagtaagctcgtataatctTAAACTTTAACTTACCAAAAAGGATATAACTTAACCATTTAACAAGATAATTCAATATCTCGATCGTAAGTTCATTAACCACCTGTACACATCACAAATCTCATGCGATTAGTGAGTTCATATATAATACAGGTAACTTTATTGTGTTGTCAAATATATATACCCAAAAACACATTTGGTACATAACTCAACCATCACATATTCACTTaacatttaatatctttatttcaaatattcatttcaattatccttttttacatatttatattccAACAAATACTTCGTATAAACACTTCATATAACCGTTCATATATCTATTTCTATATAAACATTTCGTATAGCCATTTCATAAAACCATTTATCACATAATCATTATGTATAAATTCATTCATTAGAATATATATTGCTACTTTATACAACACAAACCTCATAAGGTTAGTAAATGTAGCAATGAAATATACAATTTCCAACATATCTTAGATCATGTAATAATAAATATGCCATGTACGCATTTCATTTATCACATAGCAAATAAGCATTACTTTTTTTGTCTAAAGTGTTCATACCTTCATATTCAAACTCAcatatataaaatcatataacctttatatttaattataaaatatacaaagCATGAAACTAACAATTCTTGCCAATATACCATTGTTACAACTTTCTGAAACATTTAGACTTGGATAATTCATATCATTAAAATATCACATGATAAATTATCATAAACCAAGTCATCGTTATAATAACATCTCATTTCAGATAATTGAAAGGACAACACTCATTCGAGTTAACTTTAGAACTTTAGCCGActcacgatgctgctcacacaagcttcagaGTACtcgtaacacatgcaggatctcaagtcatcaTTACGGTCTGTATCACTGGTACATAGTAACTGATAAACATTCACCGGCTCAAAGCCTGCAAGATAAACACCGACTCAAAGTCTGCTAATAAACATCGGCTCAAAGCCTGTTAAATAATCATCAGCTCAAAGCCTGCTAAATAAACACAGACTCATAGCCTGCTAAGTAATCACTAGCTCAAAGCCTACTAAGTAATCACTGGCTCAAAGCCTGCTAAACAAACATCGGCTCAAGGCCTGCTAAATAAACACCGGCTCAAGGCCTTCTATTCAGGTACATCACGTACTCACTATAttcatttgttatttattttctaatcATTCACTcgataaataacaacattaaatctaattataataaagcataaaataagtaaaaaccaTTATATACATAGAAATAgtagtacgaacttaccttgactacAGCGGTTGTAAAAGTAAAGACGATGATTAATCCAAAAtcttagcttttcctcgattcaAATCCAGTTGATTCGTTTCTTGATATAGataatgattttcattcaattaaataatccAAATCTATAACCCACATCAATTgtgaatttacaaaattacccctaatattttaatatttatacaatttagtcctcaatcctaaaatttacaaattaaccaCAATTAGAAATAATTCATGTTAGCTAAATTTTATGGAGATTCTAAGCAACCCATATttcccatcatttcacaatatttactttaattttttaccaTTTTCAGAAATAAATCCTTAAACATtacaatcatcaaaaatcacttaacaaaatacctATATTTAACTACCAaccttaataatctatcaattaaattcACAAACACTTTCAATTCATTCATGGGAagtccttaaaattttaaaaattttacgaattgatccccaagctagctaaattaagctaatacgataacaaaaacataaaaatcattaaaacagaCCTCAAAAACACAAGCATGCAAAGGGAGAAGCTTAGTCGAACCTCTTTGACTCAAAAATGGTGCCTTTCAGCTAGAGGAAGAAGAACATCAATCGTACCTACCTTTTCAATATGGCATATTTGCCACATAAACCCCTGTACCTATCTTAAATTGATCAATTAACTAATAGAaactaacttttacaacttttatgatttaatcctttttaattaattaactaactaaacattaaaatttcttaaccaaatttaatatgaccctaataacactttgtaaatatttaataaaatatttacgagctcaatttatagaaatgaggtcccgatagctcattttctaaaaccacttgactttagagacataccacttaaacctaattattctttcaattaataaaaatcattaaatcaaatttcaacataattttatatctgactcgtaaatattaagtaataatatttacggactcactcatccgatttgtggtcccaaaaccactatttttgacactactgaaaaatAGACTGTTATAATGAACCTTTGTGTGTATGTTTGCAAATTGAAGCTCCAAAAGTAAATATATGAGAGTAAGAAAAGATATTACAATAAGCTCTCAATGAATATGTACAAGAGAAATGAAGAAACAGAATAAATGAAAGGTTTTCTCTTGAACTTTTTGAGTGAATGTTTCTTTCTTAAGTATTGAAGTGTTCTTAATTAGTATTTATATCAAGGAAGTGATTTGTAGCCATTTATAGTCATTGGGAATGATTTGGAGCTATTGGAAGTATTAATTTTGAGCTGAAAATACCCATGCAGTTCATGTACTGATACACCCATCGGTACATCTCATAAAAATAGTTAGAAAAATACAAGTACATAAACGCATGTATTGGAACATGATGATGTCATGTacaaattttgtaacaccccaaaatggCTATTATCGTAACTCGCATTGCCTCAGTGACCAagtgaattaaatttttgaaCCCAAGCACCAGTTTAAGTGACATTTAATTACTgtttaattatgaaatgaaaaggaTATCGAAAATTGAACAAACtgatataaggattaaattgtaggaGAAAGAAAAGTGATGAATTAATTTATGGACTAATGTAGTATTTAATTACCAATTAAATTGATCATTTCAGTGATACTTGGATGGTTATATTACTAGGTGAATTAGAgaatgattattttgtaattaatagaaattataaaagattCAAGGTGCAACTTTGCCATTAAGGGACCTACTTAAGTTACAGTCACTACACcagaacaggtttttagcggcatttttttaggcctttagcggcgctttttaacgccactaaaggtgTTTGCGGCGCTTGTGGAAGCGCCgccaaaaatgccgctaacgaCAACGTCGCTAACTTTTACAGCGTTTacagaaaaaacgccgctaaaggtcatgttctttactGGCTCTacaaaaaaaacgccgctaaagatcatgtcctttagcggcgcttatcgCTTAAAAAAAGACGCCGCTAatgatcatgttctttagcggcgcttaaacaaaaacgccgctaaaagtaatgTTCTATACCGGCtcgtgttctttagcggcgctttcactacaaacgccactaaagatttctatttttttcagccctcctgcaataataaatcaaaagcaaccagatctaaaccagccaaaaacaataaatttatataatatttcaaattaaacgaataaaataatattaatatcaataaataaaagtgaattcatacttttctttacaaaaatgttaaaagttaaaatgataaaaatatttatgcaatataCACTATGAcagctgaaacatcttcatcataatctgaagctgctgttgaagttcgtcgtactttttgctctgctctgcttctctcgatgccaCATCTGCTTTAAGTCGTAGctagagttcttcatatttcttttgaacctctgcttctctcgctgcttctctcactgcagcctctgcttccctcgctgcagcctctgcttcccttGCTACCACCTCTACTTTAAGTTGTagttggagttcttcatatttcctttgaacctcaaatgtggtcgcttgcatctgagccatctggccttttaacctctgaacttcagcttgagcctgactcctcgaagccatgtattgctgcgagctggatccaaaatattgggttgggctaacaaaagatccttgaaatcgaacccgactatacctttcaggacccaaaacttcagtaataatccggttatcaatgtcttcaagatgaacagaactatcactagaagcaattgcttcgtactccgcctttttatgctttagtttttcctaataaataaatcacatagttaggaacgcaatatatattaaaaaaacaaatgcaacataacaatagtcgcattacaagaaatgaattaaaccattagaaaataaacactataaataactaaaacaagtcaaatcgtattaagtaaatgtaccataatttcaccagcttcaggagtcatagcagatccgtctttcttcctatgtgtaatttcaaaaagttgaaagcgtccaactttttgaccggacgaccgttcctacaatatagtagtaaaaatattatttaatggaaagttatacatatttgagaatattaaaaaattaaaaatacctccgacTCAGCTACACAtacaaaacttctcgacccggctgtgtgagtgaatttttgtttctgcctgctgctttttccaactcgttgacgatcctacgttataaaatttttagtacgtaaatagtaaatactataaaccaaaataattacaatagtttggaagtacgtcgtaccttgcctttcttcgaatgccaaaatctaaccgcatcttcccattggtacctcagcatacccggcgagacattttgcaatttctcatcgagggttgtttttgtcttataataatatttcttcaaagtacttttatggtctctccatttttttcccaatgccttctttacataagcatctgagacctctaaagcaaacctcgcctacaaaaaacacaagttaataaagtaaatataaatgaaactatttcccaagcactacagatgacattaacattttgttaccttaatactattgagggcttggtttttgttgctatcggacatttgatgccatgactcgtagttgataggcaacatattcgcatttcatgctaaaatgcccatgtatcctgctaaaagtcgagcttctgatccaacaggctgaccaaaactgtttctgcataccttgacacgctcgattggatctaactcgtataaatctctaagtagcgtacgtcctcaaCCTCTGCGTGTTCCACCATTTTTAGTtgcaaatggtatattataatataagaatttgagaaataattcaattataagtcaacacgcatgtaaattaaatgtaaaattactttgaacttctgtaggatcctcaggtgtaatcggaacatttgaagatccaattattgtctgttgttcagtattatttgtttctgtcgagtttggatcattttgaacaatgcttccccttggaattttttttctaggcatttatctgcaatacacataaaatagttgaaaacttaataactaattacaacaataacagcacatataaatagttgaaatatataataagaccaagatttaaattatgatattacatataattaaacaatcgtaaaatcttactacatcattattcgtaaatatcttcatccgtatcctgacgaacccattgaaattatgcactagtactagggatattatcgtttaagttttgtgatcgccttcttggacatacaacatcgtagagcaactggcagtaaatcttgcatcaagatatgatagtcatgtgattttagtgaatataatcttcgatctttaacactaacacatcgagatatatttgatgcatacgcatctggaaccttaatatccttcaacaccatgcaaaacagttctttctccgtcttggacattgagaaaatagaaggcggcaaccgatatttcccattcagaagtggattcggatgaagatcaggtcaaattcccatctgaactaaatcaagtcgactctgaaatttgtcttttgattttccgtctacattcaaaattgtaccgacaatattctcgcagacatttttctcaatatacataacatcaagattgtgtcgtaataggcggtgctcccaataaggcaactaaaaaaaatacttctttttttccacaagtccgcctcattaagatcatcctcttcatcagagtcatcatcagcttcatcatttgatcttttatttctttgcGTGTTTTCCGGTTGGTTCATAttcccataactgaaattcatatcttccaacattaacaagatttcagatccacttgtctgcgaaggagcttctctaAACTCTTCAATACCGTTAAATGCTGAACTCTGAAATATATatctatgattttccggtaaccaccgacggtgccccatgtaagagaacttcttcccattgtataaccattgcgaacatgtttgtgcagcataacaaggacacgcataacgacccttggtactccaaccggataaattggcataaacggggaagtcattaatggtccacatcaaagctgcacataaattaaagttctcctttctcaacacatcgtatgtctcgacactaacccataattgttttaactcttcaataagtggctgtaaataaatgtcgatatcattcccaggccctttctctccagggataatcatagataagataagggaagattgcttcatgcaaatccacgaaggcagattgtaaggaacaagcactactggccaagtactatacgcagtactcatgatcttgaaaggattaaatccatcagatgctaagccaagcctcacactcctaggatgctaagccaagcctcacactcaaatggtttccaagctaaagaatctgtcgGATACCTTAATAATCCATtatcggttcgtccatcatggtgccacgtcatagactccgctgtcttcgacgacatgaaaagcctttaaAGCCTTAGTATCAGTggaaaataccgcaaaatcttgacCGACTTCTTTCTTGGTtatgcatcattttcatcgtcattcccatcttctgtgtttctatttatccaacgtGATTGGCCGCACatatgacagcactgttggtttctccgatcgcctcaatacaacatgcagtcattcgaGCAACTATAGATTTTGGTGTACCCAAGAcctaaatattttatcattttcttcatatctttgcatgattgagggatttttgcaaacggaaacatctctctcaaaaactctaacagcattttcaaagagttcccggtccaccctctcaaacattttaactgaaaaagacgaatacagaaagacaattttgagaattttgatccctcatacagttcttcgttcatgtcattaagtagagCGTAGAACTTGGGACAGAATTAAGGGTATGTAGTGAAAAATTGTATTAAGAATTTGGGTTAATAACACTATGTGGAGTTTAACTTAATCCAAAAAACTTAAGACTATTTGAAAAAGGAGTAGAAAGTAGTTATCCAACATGTTTATAGGGATAATATTTATAAACTGGTCTTCCTTTTTACaggatttaaatttaaaaaaagcaaCAAAAAAGTTAGCTTATGTTTGAATGGGGGTTCTAACAAAGGAATTGGACAGACAGGCTTATCATctaatttgtttgttttagtaaattaaattacaaagaaTATTATTACAAACGATGTTATCATCATGTAAGGCATAAATATCCCATTTCCTACTTCCAATTATCGAAAAAATGATTTTCAAGTAaattaagaaaatagaaaagagcagtgtactaaataaagaaaatagaaagaatagCAAAATAGAAAAGAGCAGTGTACCGATTTGAAGGGTTAGTGTTGCTGCAAACTAACAACACCCAATTACTTCATGCATTGTTTGGGGACGATCGCAAAAGAAGACAATATCAATGTAAGTTTACAAGCAAGCAGACCAGGCataaagtcaaaaaaaatttataattttttcccaCACTAAAAATATAACTTACCGGTGGTTGCGGGAGCAGAGAGCGATGCTGATGGTGACGGTGATGCAGTAGATGAGACGGCGATGGTGATGAAGCAGGCGACGGTCACGGTCACGGCGAAGGTGGTCAGGTTTG from Gossypium hirsutum isolate 1008001.06 chromosome D12, Gossypium_hirsutum_v2.1, whole genome shotgun sequence includes these protein-coding regions:
- the LOC107945433 gene encoding uncharacterized protein, with protein sequence MIETMFYSFSIRGGIAGISPASQCLSFIQNYAKNSLSSRFISKIPSYEPSFTVSYLINSCGFSPESAFSVSETVHFESPQKPDSVIGFLKNHGFSQSQIRSLINRRPKLLLANPDKSLLPKFQFFYSKRISSSELRRILSLNPHVLEYDLANRIVPSFNFKDLTQCSDDKVFLAYKNCSGILTRNLEFIFTPNLAILREKGVPESVLMNKLLVHPRIFAVNPENFGRATEEVQKLGFNPLQQLFLVALQALIQISKSTWERKFNVFKQWGWSDEDIVSAFEKYPRCMLFSEHKISENMDFFVNTMGCKSSYISNHPVLLSYSLEKRIIPRCSVLKALLSEGLIEKFNVNSIMVCTEKVFLQRFVTPFEDPYFLKLYEEKQTL